In Oxalobacteraceae bacterium OTU3CINTB1, the sequence ATCGTCAAGGCTGTTTAAATAAGAAGCGATGACATCACCATGGCACGCTAAGGGTTTGCAATGACATGCAAGGCGATACCCTTTTAAAGAAAGCAGCGCCTTCTTTCTCTCGGGATCAGTCAATAGTTCTTTTTCAAAATATTCTTTGTACTTCCTAATAACATCCTCTCGTGTATCACCAACACCCCCTTTTCCAATCGGAAATGGATTACCCCAAGGGGTGCCTCGCCCAATGTAAACGTCGTACGGTTCATCTTTATCCTTGTTTCGGACTTTTGTAATTTCGATCGGAACAATTCTCAGCTGTTTTTTTAAAAGCTTTGCTGTAAAAATAACGTCGGATAAATCTTCACCATCCCAAAAAATTATGACATGGGTAAATTGAGCAAGTTTTCTCTTTAAAGAAAGGCGTGGAATTGCATCAATCTGCTGCACTGACATACCTAGTTCAGAGAAGTAAGAGCTAGCAATAGATTTTGCATCCTGCATGACCGTAATTTCGTCCGCCTGAAGAGCAGACAGCAATCTCTCGATTTTGCTAGCAAAGAAGCCACGAAAACCGAAGCCTTTAGGAAGACCTATCAGTAAGGAAGATGTTTGATGTGTGTATTGCATTACTACTACCTAGAAAAGATGCTTTATCTCTAAGGGGGCACTCCAGCAAGAATTTAAGTATTCCAAAGCGATACGCCTGTGACAATGATGAGGCTTGTGCTCACTGCACATTAAACATCCAT encodes:
- a CDS encoding DUF4326 domain-containing protein produces the protein MQYTHQTSSLLIGLPKGFGFRGFFASKIERLLSALQADEITVMQDAKSIASSYFSELGMSVQQIDAIPRLSLKRKLAQFTHVIIFWDGEDLSDVIFTAKLLKKQLRIVPIEITKVRNKDKDEPYDVYIGRGTPWGNPFPIGKGGVGDTREDVIRKYKEYFEKELLTDPERKKALLSLKGYRLACHCKPLACHGDVIASYLNSLDDLDDASESDLT